Proteins encoded together in one Impatiens glandulifera chromosome 1, dImpGla2.1, whole genome shotgun sequence window:
- the LOC124919329 gene encoding uncharacterized protein At4g06744-like: MIRMRKNTSNLFFFFFVLLLNLFLSLFHSIPISANTLPNGNSRETLEIIIGTTPTADNPAGSYYDPGCNCYLPPPPPPPPEECPEPPPPPPPPEPECPPPPPPPPPPEPECPPPSPPPPPPPSPPPPSPPPPSPPPPSPPPPPPPSPPPPPPQTTPELLSAIQSIKRFRARIPNGCDPFGVTKTWNGNGLCTDKKSYKGFFCDKIKGDDRFHIYGVKFNLFNLCGNLTAEDFLETFPLLVFFHINSNNFTGKIPSAISKQPYLYELDLSNNKYTGPFPPAIFAAKNLTILDIRYNMFTGPVPPRVFTIQLDLLFLNNNQFTGTIPDNLGSTPALFLTLANNKFYGNFPKSIGQANNTLKEAVILNNQLTGCLPYEIGLLKKSTIFDISINKFTGPIPHSFGCLTKMQRLNISSNNLSGAVPESVCKLKNLIELSLQNNYFTQVGPACRKLIKRGVLKVGTNCILDLPGQRTALECEKFFSKAKECPDHESMNYVPCNLSESEKYTVEEDLEAAAIVPAPSPAYAALESNGW, translated from the coding sequence ATGATAAGAATGAGAAAAAATACTAGtaatcttttcttcttcttcttcgtcctCCTCCTCAATCTCTTCTTATCCCTTTTCCATTCAATCCCAATCTCAGCCAATACTTTACCAAACGGAAACTCAAGAGAAACTCTCGAAATTATCATCGGCACCACCCCCACCGCCGACAACCCCGCCGGCTCATACTACGATCCAGGCTGCAACTGTTATCTTCCCCCACCCCCACCACCGCCCCCCGAAGAATGTCCTGAACCACCCCCTCCACCGCCTCCACCGGAGCCCGAATGTCCACCGCCACCCCCTCCACCGCCTCCACCGGAGCCCGAATGTCCacctccttctcctcctccgCCGCCTCCGCCTTCACCgcctcctccttctcctccgCCACCTTCGCCGCCACCTCCTTCACCTCCACCACCTCCGCCGCCTTcgcctccgccgccgccgccacaAACAACGCCCGAACTACTATCAGCCATCCAATCAATCAAACGATTCAGAGCAAGAATCCCAAATGGATGCGACCCATTTGGCGTAACCAAAACCTGGAACGGAAACGGTCTCTGCACCGACAAAAAATCCTACAAAGGATTCTTCTGCGACAAAATCAAAGGCGACGACCGCTTCCATATCTACGGCGTCAAATTCAACCTCTTCAATCTCTGCGGAAATCTAACCGCCGAAGATTTCCTAGAAACATTCCCATTACTAGTTTTCTTCCACATCAATTCCAACAATTTCACCGGCAAAATCCCTTCCGCAATCTCCAAACAACCATACCTCTACGAATTAGATCTCAGCAATAACAAATACACCGGACCATTCCCGCCAGCAATCTTCGCAGCCAAAAATCTAACCATCCTCGACATCCGTTACAACATGTTCACCGGCCCTGTTCCGCCCAGAGTCTTCACAATACAACTCGATCTCCTCTTCTTAAACAACAACCAATTCACCGGAACAATCCCCGACAACCTCGGAAGCACGCCGGCTCTTTTTCTCACTCTGGCCAACAACAAATTCTACGGAAATTTCCCTAAATCAATCGGTCAAGCTAATAATACACTTAAAGAAGCTGTTATCCTAAACAATCAACTCACCGGTTGTCTTCCTTACGAAATCGGCTTGCTAAAGAAATCCACCATTTTCGATATAAGTATAAACAAATTCACAGGCCCAATTCCTCATTCCTTCGGTTGTTTAACAAAAATGCAGAGACTCAATATCTCTTCGAATAATTTGTCCGGTGCGGTGCCAGAAAGCGTCTGCAAACTAAAAAATCTGATCGAATTGAGCCTTCAGAATAACTATTTCACGCAGGTGGGTCCGGCATGCCGGAAGCTGATCAAGAGAGGGGTTCTTAAAGTGGGCACGAACTGCATTTTGGATCTTCCCGGGCAAAGGACGGCGCTTGAGTGTGAGAAATTCTTCTCGAAGGCCAAAGAATGCCCAGATCATGAATCGATGAATTATGTTCCGTGCAATTTATCTGAATCGGAAAAATATACCGTGGAGGAAGATTTGGAAGCGGCGGCGATTGTTCCGGCGCCGTCGCCGGCGTATGCAGCTTTGGAAAGTAATGGGTGGTAG
- the LOC124922346 gene encoding protein IRX15-LIKE-like, with protein MKNSNTNGSSTKLILLHPYIQKQGTSNRLWLLSIISMIFTVAFLLTFIYTRESISATVITVSPSSSSPPLSKTLIKALLHYASNSNNTDHMSASDIKPISDAIRNCPSSPCNFLVFGLTHETLLWKALNHGGRTVFIDENRYYAAHVEEKFPELEVYDVQYTTKMSDAKELVAVAKHASNNECRPVQNLLFSDCKLGINDLPNGLYEVDWDLILVDGPRGYWADGPGRMMSIFTAGVLARSKKGGRTHVFVHDYNRKVDKFTADEFLCRENLVMKSKDMLGHFVLERMEEGSFQFCKNHTSPSSSSSSS; from the coding sequence ATGAAGAACAGCAATACTAATGGCAGCAGCACAAAACTAATCCTTCTTCATCCCTACATTCAAAAACAAGGAACTTCCAACCGTCTATGGCTTCTATCTATCATCTCAATGATCTTCACCGTCGCTTTCCTCCTCACCTTCATCTACACCCGCGAATCCATCTCCGCAACCGTCATAACTgtctccccttcttcttcatctcctccCCTTTCCAAAACCCTAATCAAAGCCCTCCTCCACTACGCCTCCAATTCAAACAACACCGATCACATGTCTGCCTCTGATATAAAACCAATCTCCGACGCCATACGTAACTGCCCTTCCTCCCCATGCAATTTCCTCGTTTTCGGTCTCACCCACGAAACCCTACTATGGAAAGCCTTAAATCACGGCGGTCGAACGGTTTTCATCGATGAAAACCGATACTATGCCGCCCATGTAGAGGAAAAGTTTCCGGAGCTCGAGGTTTACGACGTTCAATACACGACGAAGATGAGCGACGCAAAAGAATTAGTGGCGGTAGCCAAACACGCCTCAAACAATGAGTGTCGGCCAGTGCAGAATTTGTTGTTTTCAGATTGTAAGTTGGGGATTAACGATCTTCCTAATGGGCTTTATGAGGTTGATTGGGATTTAATTTTGGTTGATGGGCCGAGAGGGTATTGGGCCGATGGGCCGGGCCGAATGATGTCGATATTTACGGCTGGTGTGTTGGCGAGGAGCAAGAAGGGAGGAAGAACACATGTTTTCGTTCATGATTATAATAGAAAGGTGGATAAATTTACGGCGGATGAGTTTTTGTGTAGAGAAAATTTGGTGATGAAATCGAAAGATATGTTGGGGCATTTCGTGTTGGAGAGAATGGAAGAAGGAAGTTTTCAATTTTGCAAAAATCACACTTCGCCTTCTTCGTCGTCTTCATCGTCTTGA